The following coding sequences are from one Reyranella humidisoli window:
- a CDS encoding amidase → MAKSPNKLSASEAVLRMSQKRLKARDLVEACLDRIDLREGQVHAWEALDADGARKRADMLDKRARPVGPLHGIPLAVKDIISTKTLPTTCGSPIYRDHVAGRDAACVTQLVNAGAIVLGKSVTTEFAGAHAGKTHNPHNLRHTPAGSSSGSAAAVADTMVPIGYGTQTSGSVIRPGAFNGIVAYKGTFGWADTTGIKTYAKSLDTLGFFTRTANDLALIRAAYGHAPADPPLHAPRIGLCRTLWWDQAEPYNRKNIELAARTLRAGGAKVRDWEMPESWGPLITAHNRVMTKEATHHYGPERARFPHLLSPSLTASLEVGDSVTSAQLADARKRKRRALADLTQVWERFDFLLAPAARGEAPAGLGYTGDPIFNRFWTLLGTPCIALPFNAGPFGLPLSVQLIAPLRDDDQLIAWARWVEARLS, encoded by the coding sequence ATGGCGAAATCGCCCAACAAGCTGTCGGCGAGCGAAGCGGTCCTGCGCATGTCGCAGAAGCGCCTGAAGGCGCGCGATCTCGTCGAAGCCTGCCTCGACCGGATCGATCTGCGCGAGGGACAGGTGCACGCCTGGGAGGCGCTCGACGCCGACGGCGCCCGCAAGCGCGCCGACATGCTCGACAAGCGCGCCAGGCCCGTGGGGCCGCTGCACGGCATCCCGCTTGCCGTGAAGGACATCATCTCGACGAAGACCCTGCCGACCACCTGCGGCTCGCCGATCTACCGCGACCATGTCGCGGGCCGTGACGCCGCCTGCGTGACGCAGCTCGTGAACGCCGGCGCCATCGTGCTGGGCAAGTCGGTGACGACGGAATTCGCCGGCGCCCATGCCGGCAAGACGCACAACCCGCACAACCTGCGCCACACACCGGCCGGCTCCTCCTCGGGCTCGGCCGCCGCGGTCGCCGATACGATGGTTCCGATCGGATACGGCACGCAGACCTCGGGCTCGGTGATCCGTCCCGGCGCCTTCAACGGTATCGTTGCCTACAAGGGCACCTTCGGCTGGGCCGACACGACCGGCATCAAGACCTACGCGAAGAGCCTCGACACGCTGGGGTTCTTCACCCGCACGGCCAACGACCTGGCACTGATCCGCGCCGCCTACGGCCATGCCCCGGCCGATCCGCCCCTCCACGCGCCGCGCATCGGCTTGTGCCGCACCCTGTGGTGGGACCAGGCCGAGCCGTACAACAGGAAGAACATCGAGCTTGCCGCCCGAACCTTGCGGGCCGGCGGCGCCAAGGTGCGCGACTGGGAAATGCCAGAGAGCTGGGGGCCGCTCATCACCGCGCACAACCGGGTCATGACCAAGGAGGCGACCCACCATTATGGGCCGGAACGTGCCCGCTTCCCCCATCTCCTGTCGCCCAGCCTGACAGCGAGCCTCGAGGTGGGCGACAGCGTCACCTCAGCCCAGCTCGCCGATGCCAGGAAGCGCAAGCGCCGGGCGTTGGCCGATCTCACACAGGTGTGGGAACGCTTCGACTTCCTGCTCGCTCCTGCCGCCCGCGGCGAGGCACCGGCGGGTCTCGGCTACACCGGCGATCCGATCTTCAATCGCTTCTGGACCCTTTTGGGCACGCCCTGCATTGCCCTGCCCTTCAATGCCGGACCGTTCGGCCTGCCGCTGTCGGTGCAGTTGATCGCGCCGCTGCGGGACGACGACCAGCTCATTGCCTGGGCGCGCTGGGTGGAGGCCCGTCTCTCGTGA
- a CDS encoding aspartate dehydrogenase, producing MKLGLIGYGAIGKHVEAAGLENIELVSVLVRRPRPEGVLTHEPDRFFAHKFDAVAECAGHEAVRAHGQRVLENGADFLVTSVGAFTDTALFDRLLAAAKASGRRLILPSAGIGALDILSSAAVGGLESVTVTVRKDPSAWKGTIAETLVDLDGLTAPHTVFDGPVREGARLYPQNVNISAAAAIAGIGLDRTRVVIVADPTLTTHIVELEAKGTFGRFTFLEDVAVSEENRKTGKLVAMAMVKSVRQLASTLVVAA from the coding sequence GTGAAACTGGGCCTGATCGGTTACGGTGCGATCGGCAAGCATGTCGAAGCCGCTGGCCTCGAGAACATCGAACTGGTCTCCGTTCTGGTGCGCCGGCCGCGGCCGGAAGGCGTGCTGACGCACGAGCCCGACCGGTTCTTCGCCCACAAGTTCGACGCCGTGGCCGAATGCGCCGGACACGAGGCCGTCCGCGCGCATGGGCAGCGCGTGCTGGAGAACGGTGCGGATTTTCTTGTTACCTCCGTCGGCGCTTTTACGGACACGGCGCTGTTCGATCGCTTGCTGGCGGCCGCAAAAGCCAGCGGCAGGCGCCTGATCCTGCCCTCGGCCGGCATCGGCGCACTCGACATATTGAGCAGCGCCGCGGTCGGCGGGCTGGAGAGCGTCACTGTCACGGTGCGCAAGGACCCGTCGGCCTGGAAGGGCACGATCGCCGAGACGCTGGTCGATCTCGATGGTCTCACGGCGCCCCACACCGTGTTCGACGGGCCGGTGCGCGAGGGCGCGCGGCTCTACCCGCAGAACGTCAACATCTCGGCGGCGGCCGCCATTGCCGGAATCGGCCTCGACAGGACGCGCGTCGTCATCGTGGCCGATCCCACCCTCACCACGCACATCGTAGAGCTGGAAGCCAAGGGCACGTTCGGCCGCTTCACATTCCTGGAGGACGTGGCCGTCAGCGAGGAGAACCGCAAGACCGGCAAGCTGGTCGCCATGGCGATGGTGAAGTCGGTGCGCCAACTGGCCTCGACGTTGGTGGTTGCCGCGTAA
- a CDS encoding GMC family oxidoreductase: MEEFDYVIVGAGAAGCVLANRLSASGKNTVAVIEAGGKDNHIWIKVPAGFNKTVYNENLNWGYETAPGPHIDGRKIRFPRGKVLGGSGSINGHLYVRGQSADYDTWAQLGCRGWSWDDLLPYFKRAESRVGGSDETRGRSGPLFIEDQRDPHVLSDAFMDANEALGLKRSPDYNSGDQEGTLLYQNMMKGGRRWSPVDAYLRPAMGRANLKVITHALVERIDLEGRKAVGITYRQDGQSKSVRARRDVILSGGAINTPQLLQISGIGNADDLHEIGVAVKHALPGVGRNFRDHYAVRVSALVKGAGSLNEKSRGLPLVAEVLRYAFTRKGLLTAAPSHAGGYFKTRPGLATPDMQLYFAPASYMPGRYGTSELDRVPGMTLGVSQLRPESTGHVKATTADPTAKPEIQPNYLAVQHDRDALLAAMKYLRKLLATPPLSSFVVEENLPGPAVQTDEQWMAHARATGSTTYHPVGTAKLGTDPMAVVDPLSMRVIGLEGLRVADASCMPTMVSGNTYAATNAIAEKASDLIAAS, translated from the coding sequence ATGGAAGAGTTCGACTACGTCATCGTGGGTGCCGGCGCGGCGGGCTGCGTGCTGGCCAATCGCCTGTCGGCTTCGGGCAAGAACACGGTCGCGGTGATCGAGGCCGGCGGCAAGGACAACCATATCTGGATCAAGGTGCCGGCCGGCTTCAACAAGACGGTCTACAACGAGAATCTCAACTGGGGCTATGAGACCGCGCCCGGCCCGCACATCGACGGTCGGAAGATAAGGTTTCCGCGCGGCAAGGTGCTGGGCGGTTCGGGCTCGATCAACGGCCATCTCTATGTGCGCGGCCAGTCGGCCGACTACGACACCTGGGCGCAGCTCGGCTGCCGCGGCTGGTCGTGGGACGACCTGCTGCCCTACTTCAAGCGCGCCGAGAGCCGCGTCGGCGGCAGCGACGAGACGCGCGGCCGTTCCGGTCCGCTGTTCATCGAGGACCAGCGCGACCCGCACGTGCTGAGCGACGCCTTCATGGATGCCAACGAAGCGCTCGGGCTCAAGCGCTCGCCCGACTACAACAGCGGCGACCAGGAAGGCACGCTGCTCTACCAGAACATGATGAAGGGCGGCCGGCGCTGGAGCCCGGTCGACGCCTATCTGCGCCCCGCGATGGGCCGCGCGAACCTCAAGGTCATCACCCACGCACTGGTCGAGCGCATCGATCTCGAGGGCAGGAAGGCCGTCGGCATCACCTATCGCCAGGACGGCCAATCGAAGTCGGTCCGTGCCCGCCGCGACGTGATCCTGAGCGGCGGCGCCATCAACACGCCGCAGCTGCTGCAGATCTCCGGCATCGGCAACGCCGACGACCTGCACGAGATCGGCGTGGCGGTGAAGCATGCTTTGCCGGGCGTCGGCCGCAACTTCCGCGACCACTATGCCGTGCGCGTCTCGGCGCTCGTGAAGGGCGCGGGCTCGCTGAACGAGAAGAGCCGCGGCCTGCCGCTGGTAGCTGAGGTGCTGCGCTATGCCTTCACGCGCAAGGGCCTGCTGACCGCCGCACCCAGCCATGCCGGCGGCTACTTCAAGACGCGGCCAGGCCTCGCCACGCCCGACATGCAGCTCTACTTCGCACCGGCCAGTTACATGCCCGGCCGCTACGGCACCTCGGAACTGGATCGCGTGCCCGGCATGACGCTGGGCGTCTCGCAGCTCCGGCCCGAGAGCACCGGCCACGTCAAGGCGACCACCGCCGATCCCACGGCCAAGCCCGAGATCCAGCCCAACTATCTCGCCGTCCAGCATGACCGCGACGCGCTACTGGCGGCGATGAAGTACCTGCGCAAGCTGCTCGCCACGCCGCCGCTCAGCAGCTTCGTGGTCGAGGAGAACCTGCCGGGACCGGCGGTGCAGACCGACGAGCAATGGATGGCGCACGCCCGCGCCACCGGCTCGACGACCTATCACCCGGTCGGCACCGCCAAGCTCGGCACCGACCCTATGGCCGTGGTCGATCCGCTCAGCATGCGCGTGATCGGCCTCGAAGGCCTGCGCGTCGCCGACGCGTCGTGCATGCCGACCATGGTGTCGGGCAACACCTACGCCGCGACCAACGCGATTGCGGAGAAGGCTAGCGATCTCATAGCCGCGAGTTAG
- a CDS encoding GmrSD restriction endonuclease domain-containing protein — protein sequence MIPREDFGREADEELTIELIRDFPVSNLAEDSPIRRQLRKPDFQRETNHWSPGQVVSLIASFVDQEVVPSLILWKSPNFIFVIDGAHRLSALRAWMEDDYGDGAISRAFYGEIPEEQKRIAKRTRLLVEKSIGRFSTLKSLVGSKSAENPIQARRAGALFTRPLHLQWVVGSQSVAETSFFKINSQGTPLDEVEEMLIKNRRKPIAIGARAILRAGSGHKYWSGFTDKNQSKIEEVAADLYKILFKPETQTPLRTLELPLGGAASPVDALSVLIEFLTVAGTRNQTTIKSISEYDDDESGDATIDVLKKSVDIANRITGDAPGSLGLHPAVYFYNERGKHSRFLFLGISTLIADKVRNNDSDWFKKFSAARETIEKFLMENKSLLGILLQNMGKLQRVPKMRDMFNFLVTEANAGRSLSAEALISHLGLKGRIIDVNAKQTSQSFSDDTKSMVFVRAAIESALKCPICKGLLDFSKSGSYDHIVRVRDGGIGTPENAQIAHPFCNTSVKN from the coding sequence ATGATCCCGCGCGAGGATTTTGGCCGGGAAGCGGATGAAGAGCTTACCATTGAGCTGATCCGCGACTTTCCTGTTTCAAATCTTGCGGAAGATTCTCCCATAAGACGCCAGCTAAGAAAGCCGGATTTTCAACGTGAGACGAATCATTGGTCGCCAGGGCAAGTTGTTTCATTAATTGCTAGTTTTGTGGATCAGGAGGTTGTTCCCTCTCTGATACTCTGGAAGTCACCTAACTTTATTTTTGTTATTGATGGCGCTCATCGTCTCAGCGCTCTACGCGCCTGGATGGAAGACGATTATGGCGACGGAGCAATTTCCCGAGCGTTCTATGGTGAAATTCCCGAAGAGCAGAAGCGGATAGCGAAGCGCACACGGTTGCTCGTCGAAAAGTCCATCGGCCGATTTTCGACGCTCAAGAGCTTGGTGGGAAGTAAGTCCGCAGAGAATCCGATCCAAGCCCGTCGTGCTGGGGCGCTGTTCACTCGACCCCTGCATTTGCAGTGGGTTGTTGGCTCTCAGTCGGTTGCAGAAACGTCCTTCTTTAAAATTAACAGCCAAGGCACGCCCCTCGACGAAGTCGAGGAAATGCTCATTAAGAATAGACGTAAGCCAATAGCAATTGGGGCAAGAGCAATATTAAGGGCAGGGTCTGGTCACAAATATTGGTCTGGTTTCACTGACAAGAATCAGTCGAAAATCGAAGAAGTAGCGGCAGATCTCTATAAGATTCTTTTTAAGCCCGAAACGCAGACGCCGTTGCGCACATTGGAGTTGCCGCTTGGTGGGGCAGCTTCTCCTGTAGATGCTCTGTCGGTCCTAATTGAGTTCCTGACGGTTGCGGGTACTCGCAATCAAACAACAATCAAGTCTATCTCTGAATACGATGATGATGAGTCGGGTGATGCAACAATTGACGTGCTGAAGAAGTCCGTTGATATCGCCAACAGGATTACAGGTGATGCCCCGGGAAGTTTGGGCCTTCATCCGGCCGTTTATTTCTACAACGAGCGGGGAAAGCACAGTCGCTTCCTGTTTCTTGGAATTTCCACCTTAATCGCAGACAAGGTGCGTAACAACGATAGCGATTGGTTCAAGAAGTTCTCGGCGGCAAGAGAAACTATTGAGAAGTTCTTGATGGAGAATAAGTCCCTTCTGGGCATTCTGCTTCAGAACATGGGTAAGCTCCAGCGCGTGCCCAAAATGCGTGACATGTTTAACTTTCTTGTGACCGAAGCTAACGCCGGCCGCTCCCTCTCCGCGGAAGCGCTAATTAGTCATCTTGGACTCAAGGGCCGCATCATCGACGTGAATGCAAAGCAGACTAGTCAGAGTTTTTCAGATGACACCAAGTCGATGGTATTTGTTCGTGCTGCAATAGAATCGGCGTTGAAGTGCCCAATCTGTAAGGGATTGCTCGACTTCTCGAAGTCAGGCTCCTACGACCATATCGTCAGAGTGAGGGATGGCGGTATCGGAACGCCTGAGAATGCCCAAATTGCTCACCCGTTCTGTAATACTTCGGTGAAGAACTAA